A genomic segment from Pseudomonas sp. M30-35 encodes:
- the nuoK gene encoding NADH-quinone oxidoreductase subunit NuoK — MSAIPMEHGLALAGLLFSLGLIGLMVRRNILFVLMSLEVMMNATALAFVVAGSRWVQADGQVMFILVITLAAAEASIGLAILLQLYRRFNTLDIDAASEMRG; from the coding sequence ATGAGTGCAATTCCAATGGAGCATGGCCTTGCGCTTGCGGGCCTGCTGTTCAGTCTCGGGCTGATTGGCCTGATGGTTCGGCGCAACATTCTGTTCGTGCTGATGAGCCTTGAAGTGATGATGAACGCCACCGCCCTCGCCTTTGTAGTCGCGGGAAGTCGTTGGGTTCAAGCCGATGGCCAGGTGATGTTTATTCTGGTGATTACCCTTGCAGCCGCCGAGGCCAGCATTGGCTTGGCCATTCTGTTGCAGCTGTATCGCCGCTTCAACACGCTTGATATCGACGCAGCCAGTGAGATGCGCGGATGA
- a CDS encoding Na+/H+ antiporter family protein — MNAVIAAVGIMLVLSLCRVHVVVALIVGALAGGMIGGLGLNGSLEAFNNGLGGGATVALSYALLGAFAVAIAKSGMAHALADKAVTLVGAKAEGGAGSAALKWLLIALLLSVAIASQNILPIHIAFIPLLVPPLLYVLSKMQLDRRLIACVLTFGLVTPYMFLPVGFGGIFLNEILLANVAKAGVDVSGISVTHAMALPALGMFCGLLVAVFFSYRKKRVYDLEQVERVERVDVKYNPRSLLVAAVAVAIAFVVQLWLDSMIIGALAGFVVFSVSGVVRWKEADGLFTEGMKMMAMIGFIMIAAAGFAEVLKATGDVKHLVDDAAELIGNNKGVGALLMLLVGLLVTLGIGSSFSTVPIIAAIFVPLGIQLGFSPLAIVCIVGTAGALGDAGSPASDSTLGPTSGLNVDGQHNHIWDSVVPTFLHYNLPLLVFGWVAAMVL; from the coding sequence ATGAACGCAGTCATAGCAGCGGTCGGCATCATGCTGGTCCTCAGTTTGTGCAGGGTGCACGTGGTGGTGGCGTTGATCGTCGGCGCATTAGCCGGCGGCATGATCGGTGGCCTGGGTCTTAACGGTTCGCTCGAAGCCTTCAACAACGGGTTGGGCGGCGGTGCCACAGTCGCATTGTCATACGCGCTACTCGGTGCGTTTGCTGTGGCAATTGCCAAATCAGGCATGGCCCACGCGCTAGCCGATAAGGCTGTGACGCTGGTGGGGGCAAAGGCGGAAGGCGGTGCAGGCAGTGCTGCGTTGAAGTGGCTGCTGATTGCTTTGCTGCTGAGTGTCGCCATTGCCTCACAGAATATATTGCCGATTCATATCGCGTTTATCCCGCTGCTGGTACCGCCGCTGCTCTATGTATTGAGCAAAATGCAGCTCGACCGCCGCTTAATTGCCTGTGTGCTGACCTTTGGTTTGGTCACGCCTTATATGTTCTTGCCCGTCGGTTTTGGCGGCATATTTCTCAATGAAATCCTGTTGGCCAATGTGGCTAAAGCCGGTGTTGATGTCAGCGGGATCAGTGTGACCCATGCGATGGCGCTGCCTGCGTTGGGTATGTTCTGCGGCCTGTTAGTCGCTGTGTTTTTTAGCTATAGAAAAAAGCGTGTTTACGACCTTGAACAAGTCGAGCGAGTGGAGCGTGTCGACGTTAAGTACAACCCGCGTAGCTTGCTGGTAGCCGCTGTGGCGGTTGCTATCGCCTTCGTTGTACAGCTGTGGCTGGACTCGATGATCATTGGCGCGCTGGCCGGTTTTGTGGTGTTTTCCGTATCCGGTGTGGTGCGTTGGAAAGAAGCCGACGGCCTGTTTACTGAAGGCATGAAAATGATGGCCATGATCGGCTTCATCATGATTGCCGCCGCCGGTTTTGCCGAAGTGTTGAAGGCCACTGGTGACGTCAAACACCTGGTTGATGATGCCGCCGAGCTGATCGGTAATAACAAAGGTGTGGGGGCGCTGCTGATGCTGTTGGTCGGTTTACTGGTGACGCTGGGTATCGGCTCATCGTTTTCGACCGTACCGATTATTGCCGCGATCTTCGTGCCGCTGGGTATCCAGTTGGGTTTCAGCCCACTGGCGATTGTCTGCATCGTTGGCACCGCGGGTGCGCTCGGTGATGCGGGCTCTCCGGCATCTGACTCAACCTTGGGCCCAACCTCAGGATTAAACGTTGACGGCCAGCACAACCATATCTGGGACAGCGTAGTGCCGACATTCTTGCACTACAACCTACCGTTGTTGGTGTTCGGCTGGGTTGCGGCAATGGTCTTGTAA
- a CDS encoding sensor histidine kinase — protein MRSIQRRLSLGLVTVLVIVGLLLAQTSLWVFERSLREHIGLNLQDEAESLIVAMVRGPQGFQLSEQRLSAAYKRPYSGLYFRIDFADTTWRSRSLWDSELQPGEKPGLQDGLSEGPQDQQLLTYRGDYQRFGQKLVIYVAEDYTPTLKSVREVQMLGLGLGLGALILILILQRSIVRRALRPLEHTREQIAQLQQGQLSALDNQVPIELEPLVEQINHLLAHTEETLRRSRNALGNLGHALKTPLAVLVNLSSRNELQAHPELRKKIEESLEQIEQRLSRELNKARLAGEALPGAHFDCSAELPGLFSTLQMIHSRGLQLDWQAPPGLRLPWDREDLLELLGNLLDNACKWANSQVQLLITANANGYQLEIADDGPGITAERREDVLSRGIRLDEQVSGHGLGLGIVRDIVDAWGGEITLGESPLGGLNVSIVLPPRHISLQHKLSTDHGPTA, from the coding sequence TTGAGATCGATTCAACGGCGTTTGAGTCTAGGCCTTGTTACGGTTCTGGTAATCGTTGGTTTGCTGCTGGCCCAAACCTCGTTATGGGTGTTTGAGCGCAGCTTGCGCGAGCATATCGGACTCAACCTTCAAGATGAGGCGGAATCGCTAATAGTCGCCATGGTTCGCGGGCCCCAAGGCTTTCAATTGAGTGAGCAGCGTCTCAGTGCCGCCTATAAACGCCCGTATTCAGGGCTGTATTTTCGCATTGATTTCGCTGATACAACCTGGCGCTCACGCTCCTTGTGGGACAGTGAATTGCAACCGGGAGAAAAGCCTGGGCTGCAGGATGGACTGAGCGAGGGGCCGCAGGATCAACAGTTACTGACTTACCGAGGCGACTATCAACGCTTCGGCCAAAAACTGGTGATCTACGTTGCCGAGGATTACACGCCCACCTTAAAAAGCGTACGCGAAGTGCAAATGCTTGGCCTTGGCTTGGGCTTAGGCGCTCTGATTCTAATTCTGATTTTGCAGCGCAGCATCGTCCGTCGCGCCTTGCGTCCGCTGGAACACACTCGTGAGCAGATTGCCCAGTTGCAGCAAGGTCAACTCAGCGCTTTAGATAATCAAGTGCCGATTGAGCTTGAGCCGTTGGTGGAACAGATCAACCATCTTCTGGCCCACACCGAGGAAACCTTGCGTCGCTCGCGTAACGCTTTGGGTAACCTGGGCCATGCATTGAAAACACCATTGGCGGTCTTGGTTAACCTGTCGTCGCGCAACGAGTTACAGGCTCATCCCGAATTACGCAAAAAAATTGAAGAATCTCTGGAGCAAATCGAACAGCGCTTGAGTCGTGAGCTAAATAAAGCGCGGCTTGCCGGTGAGGCATTGCCTGGCGCGCACTTTGATTGCTCAGCAGAGCTGCCCGGTTTATTCAGCACGCTGCAGATGATTCATAGCCGCGGTTTACAGCTCGATTGGCAAGCACCGCCTGGCCTGCGTCTGCCGTGGGACCGTGAAGATTTACTCGAACTGCTGGGCAACTTGCTGGATAACGCCTGTAAGTGGGCGAACTCTCAGGTGCAGTTGTTGATCACGGCGAACGCTAATGGCTATCAACTTGAGATCGCTGACGATGGGCCGGGGATTACAGCAGAGCGTCGCGAAGACGTTTTGAGCCGTGGGATTCGCCTTGATGAGCAAGTCAGTGGCCATGGTTTGGGCTTGGGTATTGTCCGCGATATCGTCGATGCCTGGGGCGGTGAGATCACCCTGGGAGAAAGTCCGCTAGGCGGCTTGAATGTAAGTATCGTGCTGCCGCCACGGCACATAAGCCTACAGCACAAGTTGAGCACGGATCATGGGCCGACTGCGTAG
- the nuoN gene encoding NADH-quinone oxidoreductase subunit NuoN, whose product MDFTTQHLLALLPLLITSLTIVVVMLGIAWKRNHAMTFGISVIGLNLALLSVFAAISVAPLQVTPLLMVDKFACFYMVLVLASTLACVTLIHAYLGGESGKGYPGNREELYLLILLSAAGGLVLVSAQHLAGLFIGLELLSVPTYGMIAYAFFNKRSLEAGIKYMVLSAAGSGFLLFGMALLYAESGSMSFAGIGQAVVAGGAPSLLVEIGFGMMLVGLGFKLSLVPFHLWTADVYEGAPAPVAAFLATASKVAVFAVLLRLYEVSPAASGGWLTELLTVLAIASILFGNLLALLQNNIKRLLGYSSIAHFGYLLIALIASNGLAIEAVAVYLAMYVLTTLGAFGVITLMSTPYKGRDADALYEYRGLFWRRPYLTAVLTVMMLSLAGIPLTAGFIGKFYIIGVGVESQQWWLLGALVLGSAIGVFYYLRVMVTLFLVEPNLHRHDAPFDWGQRAGGVMLMVVAFLAFFLGVYPQPLLVLLAQFSIG is encoded by the coding sequence ATGGACTTTACGACTCAACATTTACTCGCCCTGCTACCGCTGCTGATCACCAGTCTGACTATTGTCGTGGTAATGCTGGGGATCGCCTGGAAGCGTAATCACGCCATGACCTTTGGCATCTCGGTCATCGGTCTCAATCTGGCGTTACTTTCAGTTTTTGCCGCTATCAGCGTTGCCCCATTACAGGTAACGCCGCTGTTGATGGTGGACAAATTCGCTTGTTTCTACATGGTGCTGGTACTCGCCTCGACACTCGCCTGCGTCACCTTGATTCATGCGTACCTAGGCGGCGAGTCGGGTAAAGGTTATCCCGGCAACCGTGAAGAACTGTATCTGCTGATTCTGCTCAGCGCAGCAGGTGGCCTGGTTTTGGTCAGCGCGCAGCATCTGGCGGGCCTGTTTATCGGCCTTGAACTGTTGTCCGTTCCCACTTACGGGATGATCGCCTACGCGTTCTTCAACAAGCGCTCACTCGAAGCCGGCATCAAATACATGGTGCTCTCGGCTGCGGGCTCTGGCTTCTTGTTGTTCGGCATGGCGCTGCTTTATGCAGAGTCTGGCAGCATGAGCTTTGCCGGTATCGGTCAAGCGGTGGTTGCCGGTGGCGCACCGAGCCTGCTGGTTGAAATTGGCTTTGGCATGATGCTGGTCGGTCTTGGCTTCAAGTTGTCGTTGGTGCCTTTCCACCTATGGACAGCTGACGTCTACGAGGGCGCACCAGCCCCTGTGGCCGCATTCCTGGCGACCGCGAGCAAGGTGGCGGTGTTCGCCGTGTTATTGCGCCTCTACGAAGTCTCACCGGCTGCAAGCGGTGGTTGGCTGACAGAGCTGCTGACGGTTCTTGCCATCGCCTCGATCCTGTTCGGTAACTTGCTGGCATTGCTGCAAAACAACATCAAGCGACTGCTCGGTTATTCATCCATCGCTCACTTCGGCTACTTGCTGATCGCCCTGATTGCCAGCAATGGCTTGGCAATTGAAGCTGTCGCGGTTTACCTGGCAATGTATGTCCTGACTACGCTGGGCGCGTTCGGTGTTATCACCCTGATGTCGACGCCGTACAAAGGCCGCGATGCCGATGCGCTGTATGAGTACCGTGGGTTGTTCTGGCGGCGCCCGTACCTGACTGCGGTACTCACCGTTATGATGCTGTCGCTGGCCGGTATTCCACTGACCGCAGGCTTTATCGGTAAGTTTTACATCATCGGCGTCGGTGTTGAGTCGCAGCAATGGTGGTTGCTCGGCGCGCTAGTGCTCGGTAGCGCGATTGGTGTGTTCTATTACCTGCGGGTAATGGTCACCTTGTTCCTGGTAGAGCCTAACCTGCATCGCCATGACGCGCCGTTCGACTGGGGCCAACGTGCCGGCGGCGTGATGCTGATGGTGGTTGCCTTCCTGGCATTCTTCCTCGGCGTTTACCCGCAGCCGTTACTTGTCCTGTTAGCGCAGTTCAGCATCGGTTAA
- a CDS encoding response regulator transcription factor: protein MRLLLVEDHVPLADELLASLTAQGYAVDWLADGRDAVYQGASEPYDLIILDLGLPGLPGLDVLQQWRSGGLATPVLILTARDSWSDRIAGLKAGADDYLSKPFHPEELQLRIQALLRRARGLANQPQLEVAGLQLDEGRQSVISQGAEIDLTAAEFRLLRYFMMHPGKILSKSHLADHLYDGETERDSNVIEVHVNHLRRKLGREVIETRRGQGYRFSSASH from the coding sequence ATGCGCCTGTTGCTGGTGGAAGACCATGTACCCTTGGCCGATGAATTACTCGCCAGTTTAACCGCACAGGGCTATGCCGTTGACTGGTTGGCGGATGGCCGCGACGCGGTTTATCAGGGGGCGAGTGAGCCTTACGACCTGATTATTCTGGATCTTGGCTTGCCCGGTCTTCCCGGTCTTGATGTATTGCAGCAATGGCGCAGCGGCGGCCTTGCAACGCCGGTACTGATTCTGACAGCTCGGGACTCTTGGTCTGATCGCATTGCGGGCTTGAAAGCGGGGGCGGACGATTACCTGAGCAAACCCTTTCACCCGGAAGAGTTGCAGCTGCGCATTCAGGCGCTGTTGCGCCGCGCCCGTGGTTTAGCCAATCAGCCGCAGCTTGAAGTGGCAGGCCTGCAACTGGATGAAGGTCGTCAAAGCGTCATCAGTCAAGGGGCTGAAATAGACCTCACCGCCGCTGAGTTTCGCTTGTTGCGCTACTTTATGATGCACCCGGGCAAGATTCTGTCGAAGAGTCACTTGGCTGATCATTTATACGACGGTGAAACAGAGCGCGACTCCAATGTGATTGAAGTTCACGTCAATCACCTGCGCCGTAAGCTCGGCCGTGAAGTGATCGAAACCCGCCGCGGTCAAGGCTACCGCTTTAGCAGTGCCAGTCATTGA
- a CDS encoding NADPH-dependent FMN reductase, protein MLNIAIVAGSSRNNSQSGKVARFLRKRLMQLGLTSDTQSQVIDLGLAPLPLWPTEDSGPWPMFSQQLQIADAVIIVAPEWNGMACPAIKNFFIYASKTELAHKPGLLVAVSAGIGGSSPISELRASSYKNCRLCYLPEHLIVRHVEQVLNMPEPQSESDQRLRARIDYSLDILGKYAQALKPVRESIDMTDPAFNNGM, encoded by the coding sequence ATGCTTAATATCGCAATCGTCGCGGGTTCCAGCCGCAATAACAGTCAATCGGGCAAAGTGGCTCGTTTTCTTCGTAAACGGCTAATGCAACTGGGCCTCACCAGTGATACCCAAAGCCAAGTAATTGATCTTGGGCTTGCGCCGCTACCACTGTGGCCTACAGAGGATTCCGGGCCTTGGCCAATGTTCAGCCAACAACTGCAAATTGCCGACGCCGTGATCATTGTCGCGCCTGAGTGGAATGGCATGGCTTGCCCGGCAATCAAAAACTTCTTCATCTACGCCAGTAAAACCGAGCTCGCGCACAAGCCGGGGTTGTTGGTTGCCGTCTCAGCTGGCATTGGCGGTAGCTCCCCTATCAGTGAGTTGCGCGCCTCAAGCTACAAAAACTGTCGCCTGTGCTACCTGCCTGAGCATTTGATCGTGCGTCATGTTGAGCAGGTGTTAAACATGCCCGAGCCGCAATCTGAAAGTGATCAGCGCCTGCGCGCTCGGATCGATTACAGCCTCGATATCCTCGGCAAATACGCGCAGGCCCTGAAACCTGTACGCGAATCCATCGACATGACTGACCCGGCCTTCAACAACGGCATGTAA
- a CDS encoding PepSY domain-containing protein: MKRLTTVSMIAVLGLCAGMANARDLGPDEAVKLRDAGTVKDFQVLNEQVLNLHPGGRIDETELEQEYGKYIYKLDIQDKDGIKWDVELDASTGKMLKNHQDD, translated from the coding sequence ATGAAACGCCTTACGACTGTTAGCATGATCGCCGTGCTCGGGCTCTGTGCTGGTATGGCCAACGCCCGTGATCTTGGTCCGGATGAAGCGGTAAAATTGCGTGATGCCGGAACCGTCAAAGATTTCCAGGTACTTAATGAACAGGTGTTAAATCTGCACCCTGGTGGCCGGATTGACGAGACTGAACTGGAGCAAGAGTACGGCAAATACATTTATAAGCTCGACATTCAGGATAAAGACGGCATCAAATGGGATGTTGAACTCGACGCCAGCACTGGCAAAATGCTCAAAAACCATCAGGACGACTAA
- a CDS encoding methyl-accepting chemotaxis protein: MQQQFREVDQVATAFQEMSATAHDVAQNAAQAAEAARSADHATRDGLGVIDKTTSSIELLANEMTVAMQEVEGLAASSDQIGSVLEVIRSIAEQTNLLALNAAIEAARAGEAGRGFAVVADEVRNLAKRTQDSVEEIRQVIEGLQSGTREVVSTMHSSHRQAQGSVEQVEHAVAALQRISQAVGIITDMNLQIASAAEEQSSVAEEINRNVASIRDVTESITSQADESAQVSQDLNRLANQQQGLMDQFRV; the protein is encoded by the coding sequence ATGCAACAGCAGTTCCGTGAGGTTGACCAAGTTGCAACCGCATTCCAGGAAATGAGTGCAACTGCGCATGATGTCGCGCAAAACGCGGCACAAGCCGCTGAGGCTGCGCGCAGTGCCGACCATGCGACCCGTGATGGGCTCGGTGTGATCGACAAAACCACTTCATCCATTGAATTACTCGCCAACGAAATGACTGTGGCCATGCAAGAAGTCGAAGGGCTTGCCGCCAGCAGTGATCAGATTGGTTCGGTGCTTGAAGTGATTCGCTCCATCGCCGAGCAAACCAACCTTTTGGCACTGAACGCCGCAATTGAAGCGGCGCGGGCCGGTGAAGCGGGTCGCGGCTTTGCCGTGGTCGCCGACGAAGTGCGCAACCTGGCTAAACGCACCCAGGATTCAGTCGAGGAGATTCGTCAGGTCATTGAAGGCCTGCAAAGCGGCACACGTGAAGTGGTTAGCACCATGCACAGCAGTCACCGTCAGGCCCAAGGCAGCGTTGAGCAAGTCGAGCATGCGGTTGCCGCACTGCAGCGCATCAGCCAGGCTGTGGGAATCATTACTGATATGAACCTGCAGATTGCCAGTGCCGCTGAAGAGCAAAGCTCAGTGGCCGAGGAAATCAACCGTAACGTCGCATCCATTCGCGATGTTACTGAGTCGATCACCAGTCAGGCCGATGAGTCCGCGCAGGTCAGCCAAGACCTCAACCGTCTGGCCAACCAACAGCAAGGGCTGATGGATCAATTCCGCGTCTAA
- a CDS encoding PepSY domain-containing protein, producing the protein MKVLLKIFLLTGLLALTLSQTAYSRDLDQDEALRLRREGVIQPLEQLMRPAMQRYPNATLLEAELEKEDDVLVYEIELLTQQGQVRELELDARDGRILKDEEDD; encoded by the coding sequence ATGAAGGTCCTGCTTAAAATATTCCTGCTGACAGGCTTGCTTGCCCTGACACTGTCGCAGACCGCGTATTCACGTGACCTGGATCAGGATGAAGCCTTGCGCTTACGCCGTGAAGGCGTGATACAGCCACTTGAGCAGCTTATGCGACCTGCCATGCAGCGCTATCCGAATGCTACGTTGCTGGAGGCGGAGCTTGAGAAAGAAGATGATGTACTAGTCTATGAAATTGAACTCCTGACGCAGCAAGGTCAGGTGCGGGAGTTGGAACTGGATGCCCGGGATGGGCGAATCCTGAAGGATGAGGAAGACGACTGA
- the nuoL gene encoding NADH-quinone oxidoreductase subunit L, which yields MNLLFLTCLFPMLGWLALSFSRGRISENLAALIGVGSVGLSALTAAWIILQFNINPPADGVYTQVLWQWMSVESFTPSFTLYLDGLSLTMLGVVTGVGFLIHLFASWYMRGEEGYSRFFSYTNLFITSMLFLVLGDNLLFLYFGWEGVGLCSYLLIGFYFKHRANGNAALKAFIVTRIGDVFMAIGLFILFQHLGTLNIQELMVLAPQKYVAGDSWLWIATLMLLGGAVGKSAQLPLQTWLADAMAGPTPVSALIHAATMVTAGVYLIARTHGLFLLTPEILELVGIVGGVTLVLAGFAALVQTDIKRILAYSTMSQIGYMFLALGIGAWDAAIFHLMTHAFFKALLFLASGAVINACHHEQNIFKMGGLWKKLPLAYASFIVGGSALAALPLITAGFYSKDEILWEAFASGHSYLLYAGLLGAFLTSIYTFRLIFITFHGEPKIEAHAGKGVAHWLPLTVLIVLSTFIGALITPPLAGVLPESVGHAGGDAQHRLELASGLIAIAGILLAALLFLGQRRVASAIAGSAPGRFLSAWWFAAWGFDWLYDWLFVKPYLLITRLLARDPFDRAISIIPRSTRIAHLALSRSVTGSLRWYAMSIAGGAVLVLALLLLN from the coding sequence ATGAATCTATTATTTCTAACCTGCCTGTTTCCAATGCTCGGTTGGCTTGCATTGTCGTTCTCACGGGGGCGTATCTCGGAAAACCTCGCCGCACTGATCGGTGTTGGCTCGGTTGGCTTGAGCGCGCTTACAGCGGCCTGGATCATCCTGCAGTTCAACATCAACCCACCGGCTGACGGCGTCTACACCCAGGTGCTGTGGCAGTGGATGAGCGTTGAAAGCTTTACCCCAAGCTTCACCCTGTATCTGGATGGCCTGTCGCTGACCATGCTTGGTGTTGTGACCGGCGTAGGCTTTCTGATTCACCTGTTTGCCAGTTGGTACATGCGCGGAGAGGAAGGCTACTCACGCTTTTTCTCCTACACCAACCTGTTTATCACCAGCATGCTGTTTTTGGTACTGGGCGATAACCTGTTGTTTCTCTACTTCGGTTGGGAAGGCGTGGGTCTGTGCTCGTACCTGTTGATCGGCTTCTACTTCAAGCACCGCGCCAACGGCAATGCGGCGCTGAAAGCCTTTATCGTCACCCGTATTGGTGATGTGTTCATGGCCATCGGCCTGTTCATCCTGTTCCAGCACCTGGGCACGTTGAACATTCAGGAGCTAATGGTTCTGGCGCCACAGAAATATGTCGCCGGTGACAGCTGGCTATGGATTGCGACCTTGATGTTACTTGGCGGCGCGGTCGGTAAATCGGCGCAGTTGCCGCTGCAAACCTGGCTGGCCGATGCGATGGCTGGCCCGACGCCTGTATCTGCGCTGATTCACGCCGCAACCATGGTAACTGCCGGTGTCTACCTGATTGCACGGACCCACGGCCTGTTCCTGCTGACCCCGGAAATTCTGGAGTTGGTGGGCATTGTCGGTGGTGTGACCTTGGTGCTCGCCGGTTTTGCGGCGCTGGTGCAGACCGATATCAAGCGTATTCTCGCCTACTCGACCATGAGCCAAATTGGCTACATGTTCCTCGCGCTAGGTATTGGCGCTTGGGATGCGGCGATCTTCCACCTGATGACTCACGCCTTCTTCAAAGCCCTGTTGTTCCTGGCCTCGGGCGCGGTGATCAATGCCTGCCACCACGAACAGAACATCTTCAAGATGGGCGGTTTGTGGAAGAAACTGCCACTGGCCTACGCCAGCTTTATCGTGGGTGGCTCGGCGCTGGCTGCTTTACCGCTGATTACCGCAGGTTTCTACTCGAAAGATGAAATCCTTTGGGAAGCATTCGCCAGCGGCCATAGCTACCTGCTTTATGCTGGCTTGCTTGGCGCATTCCTGACCTCGATCTACACCTTCCGCCTGATCTTCATCACCTTCCACGGTGAACCCAAGATTGAAGCGCATGCCGGCAAGGGTGTTGCTCATTGGCTGCCACTGACGGTGCTGATCGTTCTCTCGACCTTCATTGGCGCACTGATCACGCCACCATTGGCCGGTGTATTGCCGGAGAGTGTTGGCCACGCCGGAGGCGATGCTCAACATCGCCTGGAACTGGCTTCAGGCCTGATCGCCATCGCCGGGATATTGCTTGCAGCGCTGCTGTTCCTTGGCCAGCGCCGGGTTGCCAGCGCCATTGCCGGCAGTGCTCCAGGACGTTTCCTGTCTGCCTGGTGGTTTGCCGCGTGGGGATTTGACTGGCTGTATGATTGGCTGTTCGTTAAACCCTACCTGCTCATCACGCGCCTGCTGGCGCGCGACCCGTTTGATCGCGCTATCAGCATTATTCCGCGCAGCACACGTATTGCTCACTTGGCGCTTAGTCGCTCAGTCACCGGTAGCCTGCGCTGGTATGCCATGTCCATTGCCGGGGGCGCGGTTCTCGTGCTCGCCCTGCTGCTTCTGAATTAA
- the nuoM gene encoding NADH-quinone oxidoreductase subunit M — translation MILPWLILIPFIGGLLCWQFERHSNTLPRWIALFTMLSLFVLALWLWITGDFTLAPAPGGDPVWAHEFKMQWIPRMGITIHLAMDGLSVLMVVLTGLLGVLSVLCSWNEIQNRVGFFHLNLMWILGGVVGVFLAVDLFLFFFFWEMMLVPMYFLIALWGHSGSEGKTRINAATKFFIYTQASGLVMLIAILSLVFIHFQQTGDWTFNYADLLRTQFEPHTEYLLMLGFFIAFAVKFPVVPFHSWLPDAHAQAPTAGSVDLAGILLKTAAYGLIRFALPLFPNASAEFAPIAMYLGVFAIIYGALLSFAQTDIKRLIAYSSVSHMGFVLIAIYSGSEIAMQGAVVQMMAHGLSAAALFILCGQLYERLGTRDMRQMGGIWGRMPWLPAISLFFAAAALGMPGTGNFVGEFLILIGSFPGSPWITSIAATGLVFGSVYSLIMIHRAYFGPSKSDEPLLGLKARELTMVLGLAGLLVLLGVYPQPVLDTSAASTHGVVQWMSSAFNQLDQAR, via the coding sequence ATGATTCTGCCCTGGCTAATCCTTATCCCCTTTATTGGCGGCCTTTTGTGCTGGCAATTCGAGCGCCACAGCAACACGCTGCCACGCTGGATCGCCCTGTTTACCATGCTCTCGCTGTTTGTGTTGGCGCTCTGGCTGTGGATCACCGGTGACTTCACCCTCGCCCCGGCACCGGGCGGTGACCCCGTTTGGGCACACGAGTTTAAGATGCAGTGGATCCCACGCATGGGCATCACCATCCATTTGGCGATGGATGGTTTATCCGTGCTCATGGTGGTACTCACCGGTCTACTCGGCGTGTTATCGGTACTCTGCTCGTGGAATGAAATCCAGAACCGAGTTGGCTTCTTCCACCTCAACCTGATGTGGATTCTCGGCGGTGTGGTCGGCGTATTCCTCGCCGTTGACCTGTTCTTGTTCTTCTTCTTCTGGGAGATGATGCTGGTACCGATGTACTTCCTGATTGCCTTGTGGGGACACAGCGGCAGCGAAGGCAAGACGCGGATCAACGCAGCGACCAAATTCTTCATCTACACCCAGGCCAGCGGCTTGGTCATGTTGATCGCAATTCTCAGCCTGGTATTCATTCACTTTCAACAAACAGGTGACTGGACCTTCAACTACGCTGATTTGCTGCGTACCCAGTTCGAGCCACATACCGAATACCTGTTGATGCTTGGCTTCTTTATCGCTTTCGCGGTCAAGTTCCCGGTGGTGCCGTTCCACTCCTGGTTGCCCGATGCCCATGCGCAAGCACCCACAGCGGGCTCGGTCGATCTTGCCGGTATTCTGCTGAAAACCGCAGCCTATGGCTTGATCCGTTTTGCCCTGCCGCTATTCCCCAATGCGTCGGCGGAGTTCGCTCCCATCGCCATGTACCTGGGTGTATTTGCGATTATCTACGGCGCGCTGCTGTCGTTTGCTCAGACTGATATCAAGCGCCTGATCGCCTACTCCAGCGTTTCACACATGGGTTTCGTCCTGATTGCTATCTATTCAGGTAGCGAGATTGCCATGCAAGGCGCCGTGGTGCAGATGATGGCCCACGGCCTTTCAGCTGCGGCACTGTTCATTCTCTGTGGTCAGTTGTACGAACGTCTGGGCACTCGCGACATGCGCCAAATGGGCGGTATTTGGGGGCGCATGCCTTGGCTCCCGGCAATCAGCCTGTTCTTTGCGGCCGCAGCGCTGGGTATGCCAGGCACGGGGAACTTTGTCGGCGAATTCCTGATTCTGATCGGTAGCTTCCCGGGCTCACCTTGGATCACCTCTATTGCGGCGACTGGCTTGGTGTTTGGCTCGGTCTACTCGCTGATCATGATCCATCGTGCCTACTTTGGCCCAAGCAAATCAGATGAACCGTTACTCGGCTTGAAAGCACGCGAGTTAACCATGGTTCTGGGCCTTGCTGGCCTGCTGGTTTTGCTCGGCGTTTACCCGCAGCCGGTGCTCGACACCTCCGCCGCCAGCACCCACGGTGTGGTGCAGTGGATGAGCAGCGCGTTTAATCAACTTGATCAGGCTCGGTAA